The following is a genomic window from bacterium.
CAATAATAATTGCCGACCTTAAGCAAAAAATTTTTCTTCCCTCTTTCACAAGCTTGAAGGTAAACCTTACAATCCCGACATTTATTGATTTCTTTACTACAAGTCATCACCCAGCAGGGCAGAGTCCTGTCACTGGAAGCTTGACATTTTTCCCTTTTAGCTTCAGGGCAATTTTTAGACTTCCAACAGGCAATGATTGCTAATAGCCGTTGAATACTGACGATATTCAATTTCTCCTGGTGAATCAGGTTACGAATATGGCGAATCCATTTCAGGTCTTCATTAAAGAATCGACTGCGGCCATTTACCGGATCATGAAATAGCCTGATTAATCCTCTTTTCTCATATTCTCGAAGGGTACTGATGCTTATACCTAATCTTTTAGCCGCATTAGTCACAGAATAAGATTCTTGTTTACTTAATTCTACCATCTGATATTATCCTTAACAAACCTTAACAATAATAATTGCCGACCTTACACAAAAAAAATTACTTTATATTCTTTTGAGCTT
Proteins encoded in this region:
- a CDS encoding MerR family transcriptional regulator; translation: MVELSKQESYSVTNAAKRLGISISTLREYEKRGLIRLFHDPVNGRSRFFNEDLKWIRHIRNLIHQEKLNIVSIQRLLAIIACWKSKNCPEAKREKCQASSDRTLPCWVMTCSKEINKCRDCKVYLQACERGKKNFLLKVGNYYC